Proteins encoded together in one Mugil cephalus isolate CIBA_MC_2020 chromosome 16, CIBA_Mcephalus_1.1, whole genome shotgun sequence window:
- the itgb4 gene encoding integrin beta-4 isoform X4, with protein MGRWTWLHLSVGLWLLAVMLTCCCAEENYCFAARSKTCSDCVQAGKGCAYCSDENFSGHRCDLYENIVAHGCSSAGIITYSSAMLIERKEKINVGLQQSQVTPQQMSMTFLPGEEKLVDVEVFAPTKGPLDLYILMDFSNSMADDLDNLKRMGKELASLVEKLSDDYTIGFGKFVDKVVEPQTDMRPSKLKQPWPNSDPPFSFKNVIKLTNDLDFFNSELQDEKISGNLDAPEGGFDAMLQAAVCGDKIGWRSLSTHLLVFSTESAFHYEADGANVLSGILPRNDELCHLDINNGYTMDTKQDYPSVPTLVRLLGKHNIIPIFAVTNHSFTYYQKLKEYFPIAEVGLLQEDSSNILQVMETAFESIRSKMSIRAEDKPKAFEAQFLHTSGKVADYGNFNFKPGAIGKFKMRLKAQRMIGEEPVCSRNPDEKQGLIRVKPTTFNTAVNVNATVLCPTCDCEKNRIPNADKCNGNGDLVCGKCQCHGGWLGTFCNCSASASALDTNLCKAPGIAEPCSGRGDCLACGTCVCFNPDQFEGPYCQYDKTQCQRYGGFLCNDRGSCVMGKCSCTEGWEGSACECPKSNQTCLDSKGGVCNGRGKCVCGRCECPNSGLEMTSGCEPNFQAQLGVCEATRSCVQCKAWKTGEKKGEECEKCPFDIVLVDELKKPEEVFDSCSFRDEDDDCTYHYTVENSKATTGKDLEVQVLKEKDCPPASLLWLLPFILFLLLLLALLLLCCWKYCACCASCLQRCLGFLPCCAGGRVVGFKEDEYLLRHPLVTSDHLDTPMVRTGPPKGTDLVHWKVTDNVHRGINQTQALIKPNPKETIPFPVSLRLNTLFSESLSRPESRDAERLRGEVVENLNAVYKQIPGAQKVQKTTFRMQRNAGKRQDYTIVDTVLAAPRSAYPDIIKLTEKNVQSGNFNGLKVVPGYYTVASDREAEGLIEFQEGVETVDVHVPLFVKEEDDAKKQLRVEAIDVPLGIATIGKPSVDITIIKEKATSAFSFLQPAYTYSRQDGVANIPISREIFEDGRTQVTYGTRDLTAKDKKDYVGVEANLSYGPGETQKTVPVRLLELGEKDGLLDGKQVKQFVMDLSNPQQGAKLGRYPRTTVTITDMPEPSVVAFKKDMQNFTTSDSSYVIPVVRTRNLESPATVKWRTKKAQRFDLSGPLKFGPGETEKNIVIDPTTYPSPIQPETFQVELFDPSNATVGEVKTTHVNVTDPRSPEVSHMQTKGYISPKATSPGGHLPPPSNLRAKATGPRNIRLNWNPSFGNAAGYKVKYWIYGDQDKDPHVLDVKTPQAELTNLYPCCDYEMRVCAYNAMGDGYETDIVSCQTLEDAPGEPGRLAFNVISPTVTQVSWAEPAETNGDITAYEVIYIPIDDDLKPVGAAKKVQIDNPKKRMLLIENLQTAQTYQYKVRAKNSVGWGPFRDASINLASQPTRPLSIPIIPDVPIVDAEAGDEYDGYLMYSSDVLKSPAGSKTPSVSGDDSMTNGRWDQNFLFPGGSGTRNLSTSSSPMSTLGSNYRGGGGSFTTETSTTYMSGPGGSRRQDMIGGGVYTSDVIMRKRSENRGYTDENIRDSIVMGDMSGTFTNIDARITPGIPDTPTRLVFSALGPTALKVSWQEPHCEKDILGYCVLYQQINGGEMKRVNVTNPAENAVIIQDLLPNHSYVFKVKAQSQEGWGPEREGVITIESAVDPMSPLSPMPGSPFTLSTPSAPGPLVFTALSPDSLQLSWDKPRKPNGEILGYVVTCEQMHGGGDVRSFEVNGDSSETSLTVPDLTENVPYKFKVQARTTQGFGPEREGIITIESQDGSALSQYTNQSLSRRDVFHMPTEISSRTNVSHTMVGDPSFFSDGMMMTTQHTETSGMVTRQITKEVVQRSVMGGTTVTKKMFYES; from the exons ATGGGGAGATGGACATGGTTACATCTCTCGGTGGGTCTCTGGCTTCTAGCCGTCATGTTGACCTGCTGCTGCGCCGAAG AGAACTACTGCTTCGCTGCCAGGTCCAAAACCTGCTCAGATTGTGTGCAGGCTGGGAAAGGCTGCGCATACTGCTCCGATGAG AACTTCAGCGGCCACCGATGTGACCTGTACGAGAATATAGTCGCCCATGGCTGCAGTTCTGCTGGCATCATTACATATAGTAGCGCCATGCTGATAGAGAGA aaagagaaaattaaCGTGGGGCTTCAGCAGTCTCAGGTGACGCCGCAGCAGATGAGCATGACTTTTCTACCGGGGGAGGAGAAACTGGTGGACGTGGAGGTGTTCGCTCCCACCAAAGGCCCTCTGGATCTTTATATTCTTATGGACTTCTCAAACTCGATGGCTGACGATTTGGACAACTTGAAGAGAATGGGCAAAGAACTGG CTTCACTGGTGGAGAAGCTGTCAGATGACTACACCATTGgatttggaaagtttgtggACAAAGTGGTCGAGCCCCAGACCGATATGAGACCATCCAA GCTTAAGCAGCCGTGGCCCAACAGCGATCCTCCCTTCTCTTTCAAAAACGTCATCAAGCTGACAAATGACTTGGATTTCTTCAACAGCGAGCTCCAGGATGAGAAAATATCTGGCAACCTGGATGCTCCTGAAGGAGGGTTTGATGCCATGTTGCAGGCCGCAGTGTGTGGG GATAAGATCGGCTGGCGCAGCCTTAGCACGCACCTCCTGGTTTTCTCCACCGAGTCAGCCTTCCACTACGAGGCTGATGGTGCCAATGTGCTATCGGGAATCCTGCCTCGCAACGATGAGCTTTGTCATCTGGACATTAACAACGGTTACACAATGGATACAAAGCAGGATTACCCTTCAGTGCCCACACTGGTCCGTCTGCTgggaaaacacaacatcatcCCGATCTTTGCTGTCACCAACCACTCCTTCACGTACTACCAG AAACTCAAAGAGTATTTCCCCATCGCTGAGGTTGGTCTGCTGCAAGAAGACTCATCCAACATCCTACAAGTCATGGAGACTGCCTTTGAG AGTATCCGTTCTAAGATGAGCATCCGTGCAGAGGACAAACCCAAGGCTTTTGAGGCTCAGTTCTTACACACCAGCGGAAAAGTTGCAGATTATGGGAACTTTAATTTCAAGCCTGGAGCTATT GGCAAGTTCAAGATGCGACTGAAAGCCCAGCGCATGATTGGTGAAGAGCCTGTCTGTTCGAGGAATCCAGATGAAAAACAGGGGTTGATTAGAGTCAAACCTACGACCTTCAACACTGCCGTCAACGTAAACGCCACAGTTCTGTGTCCAACCTGTGACTGTGAGAAG aaTCGCATACCTAATGCAGATAAATGTAATGGCAATGGAGACCTGGTGTGCGGGAAGTGTCAGTGCCATGGCGGCTG GCTGGGTACTTTCTGTAACTGCTCAGCAAGCGCTTCAGCTCTGGACACCAACCTGTGCAAAGCTCCAGGCATTGCCGAGCCTTGCTCAGGCCGTGGAGACTGTCTGGCGTGTGGAACCTGTGTGTGCTTCAACCCGGATCAGTTTGAAGGACCCTACTGTCAGTACGACAAGACCCAGTGTCAGAGATATGGAGGTTTCCTCTGCAATG ACCGCGGCTCTTGCGTTATGGGAAAGTGTTCGTGTACTGAAGGCTGGGAGGGGAGTGCCTGCGAGTGTCCCAAGAGCAACCAGACCTGTCTCGACAGCAAGGGG GGTGTCTGCAACGGGCGAGGGAAATGTGTGTGCGGCCGCTGTGAATGTCCGAACTCTGGTCTTGAGATGACATCAGGATGTGAGCCAAATTTCCag GCCCAGTTAGGTGTGTGTGAAGCCACAAGGAGCTGTGTCCAGTGTAAAGCCTGGAAGAcgggagaaaagaaaggagaggagtgTGAAAAGTGCCCCTTCGACATTGTCTTGGTGGACGAACTGAAGAAAC CCGAGGAAGTGTTCGACTCGTGCAGTTTCCGCGACGAGGACGACGACTGTACGTACCACTACACTGTCGAAAACTCCAAAGCTACAACAGGGAAAGACTTGGAGGTTCAGGTGCTCAAAGAGAAAG ATTGTCCCCCTGCTAGCCTCCTGTGGTTGCTGCCTTTCATCTTGTTCCTCTTGCTACTGTTGGCacttctgctgctctgctgctggaaaTACTGCGCCTGCTGCGCATCCTGCCTTCAG AGATGCCTTGGCTTCCTACCTTGCTGTGCGGGAG GTCGCGTGGTTGGCTTCAAGGAGGATGAGTACTTGCTACGTCACCCTCTGGTCACCTCAGACCATCTGGACACACCGATGGTGAGGACTGGCCCACCCAAAGGAACAGACCTGGTGCACTGGAAGGTCACAGATAACGTGCACCGTGGAATCAATCAGACCCAGGCTCTGATAAAGCCAAACCCAAAAGAGACCA TCCCCTTCCCGGTCTCCCTCCGCCTAAACACCTTGTTCTCTGAAAGCCTTTCTCGTCCTGAATCCAGAGATGCTGAACGACTCCGTGGTGAAGTGGTTGAAAAT CTAAATGCAGTGTACAAGCAGATCCCTGGGGCACAGAAGGTACAAAAGACCACATTCAG AATGCAAAGAAATGCCGGAAAAAG GCAGGACTACACCATTGTGGACACCGTTTTGGCAGCCCCTCGCAGCGCTTACCCTGATATCATTAAATTGACTGAGAAGAACGTGCAGTCCGGAAACTTCAATGGCCTCAAAGTGGTGCCAGGCTACTATACTGTGGCTTCAGACAGAG AGGCTGAAGGTCTCATTGAGTTTCAAGAAGGTGTGGAGACAGTAGATGTTCATGTGCCACTCTTTGTCAAGGAAGAGGATGATGCCAAAAAACAGTTAAGGGTGGAGGCCATTGATGTGCCCCTGGGCATTGCAACGATCGGAAAGCCTTCGGTTGATATCACCATCATCAAAGAAAAAG CCACCAGTGCCTTCTCATTCCTCCAGCCGGCGTACACCTACAGCAGGCAGGATGGAGTGGCCAACATCCCAATCAGTCGAGAGATCTTTGAAGATGGACGCACGCAAGTCACCTACGGCACACGGGATCTCACTGCTAAGGATAAGAAG GACTATGTGGGTGTGGAAGCAAACCTGAGCTATGGTCCTGGTGAGACCCAGAAGACAGTTCCTGTCCGTCTGCTGGAGCTGGGTGAGAAAGATGGCCTCCTGGACGGCAAACAGGTCAAGCAGTTTGTCATGGATCTCAGTAACCCACAGCAGGGTGCCAAACTGGGGCGCTACCCAAGAACCACTGTCACTATCACAGACATGCCGG AACCCAGCGTGGTGGCGTTCAAGAAGGACATGCAGAACTTTACGACCTCAGATTCATCTTACGTCATCCCCGTGGTCCGCACTCGCAACTTAGAGAGTCCTGCCACCGTGAAATGGCGTACCAAGAAGGCCCAGCGCTTCGACCTTTCGGGCCCTCTGAAGTTTGGTCCTGGTGAAACAGAGAAGAACATAGTGATTGATCCAACAACCTACCCAAGCCCAATCCAGCCAGAGACCTTCCAGGTGGAGCTGTTTGACCCCAGCAATGCCACTGTTGGGGAGGTGAAGACCACCCATGTCAATGTCACAG ATCCCAGATCTCCAGAAGTGAGCCACATGCAAACGAAGGGCTACATAAGCCCCAAAGCCACCTCCCCCGGTGgtcacctcccccctccttcaaACTTGAGGGCAAAAGCAACTGGACCCAGAAACATCCGTTTGAACTGGAACCCATCATTTGGTAACGCCGCGGGATACAAG GTGAAGTACTGGATCTATGGAGACCAAGATAAAGATCCCCACGTCTTAGATGTGAAGACTCCTCAAGCTGAGTTGACCAACCTGTACCCCTGTTGTGACTATGAGATGCGGGTGTGCGCCTACAATGCAATGGGAGATGGCTATGAGACCGATattgtttcctgtcaaacactGGAGGATG CGCCTGGTGAACCTGGTCGTCTGGCCTTCAACGTCATTAGTCCAACTGTGACTCAAGTCAGCTGGGCAGAACCTGCTGAGACCAACGGGGACATTACAGCTTATGAGGTCATCTACATACCCATCGATGATGACCTGA AGCCAGTAGGAGCTGCAAAGAAAGTGCAGATCGACAACCCTAAGAAACGAATGCTGTTGATTGAGAATCTCCAGACTGCCCAGACCTATCAGTACAAGGTCCGTGCCAAGAACAGTGTGGGTTGGGGCCCCTTCAGAGATGCTTCCATCAACTTGGCATCACAGCCTACGAGACCTCTGTCCA TTCCCATCATTCCAGACGTTCCTATCGTGGATGCCGAGGCAGGGGATGAGTATGATGGCTACCTGATGTACAGCAGTGACGTGCTCAAGTCTCCGGCAGGCTCCAAGACACCCAGTGTCTCTGGTGATG ATTCCATGACCAACGGCAGGTGGGACCAGAACTTCCTTTTCCCGGGGGGCTCGGGAACACGCAACTTGTCGACGTCATCCTCTCCTATGTCCACCCTGGGCTCCAACTACAGAGGGGGGGGCGGCTCCTTCACCACCGAAACCTCCACCACCTACATGTCTGGACCAG GAGGCTCCCGTAGGCAGGACATGATCGGCGGCGGAGTCTACACATCTGACGTCATCATGAGGAAGCGTTCGGAGAACCGAGGTTACACGGACGAAAACATCCGGGACTCCATCGTCATGGGAGATATGTCGGGCACGTTCACAAATATTG ATGCACGCATCACCCCCGGCATCCCCGACACTCCCACCCGGCTGGTGTTTTCTGCTCTGGGACCTACCGCCCTCAAAGTCAGCTGGCAGGAGCCTCATTGCGAGAAAGACATCCTGGGCTACTGCGTCCTATACCAGCAGATCAACGGAG GTGAGATGAAGCGTGTCAACGTGACGAACCCGGCGGAGAACGCCGTGATCATCCAGGACCTGCTGCCCAACCACTCCTACGTATTTAAGGTGAAGGCCCAGAGCCAGGAGGGCTGGGgtccagagagagagggagtcaTCACCATCGAGTCGGCTGTCGACCCCATGAGCCCCCTCAGCCCCATGCCAG GTTCACCGTTCACTCTGAGCACTCCCAGCGCCCCAGGCCCTCTGGTGTTCACGGCCCTGAGCCCTGATTCTCTGCAGCTCAGCTGGGACAAGCCTCGCAAACCCAACGGAGAAATCCTGGGCTACGTAGTCACCTGCGAACAGATGCACGGTGGAG GCGACGTGCGATCCTTCGAGGTGAACGGCGACAGCTCCGAGACCAGCCTGACCGTCCCGGACCTGACCGAGAACGTTCCTTACAAGTTCAAGGTTCAGGCTCGAACCACACAGGGCTTTGGCCCTGAGAGGGAGGGTATCATCACCATCGAGTCGCAGGACGGAA
- the itgb4 gene encoding integrin beta-4 isoform X3 — translation MGRWTWLHLSVGLWLLAVMLTCCCAEENYCFAARSKTCSDCVQAGKGCAYCSDENFSGHRCDLYENIVAHGCSSAGIITYSSAMLIERKEKINVGLQQSQVTPQQMSMTFLPGEEKLVDVEVFAPTKGPLDLYILMDFSNSMADDLDNLKRMGKELASLVEKLSDDYTIGFGKFVDKVVEPQTDMRPSKLKQPWPNSDPPFSFKNVIKLTNDLDFFNSELQDEKISGNLDAPEGGFDAMLQAAVCGDKIGWRSLSTHLLVFSTESAFHYEADGANVLSGILPRNDELCHLDINNGYTMDTKQDYPSVPTLVRLLGKHNIIPIFAVTNHSFTYYQKLKEYFPIAEVGLLQEDSSNILQVMETAFESIRSKMSIRAEDKPKAFEAQFLHTSGKVADYGNFNFKPGAIGKFKMRLKAQRMIGEEPVCSRNPDEKQGLIRVKPTTFNTAVNVNATVLCPTCDCEKNRIPNADKCNGNGDLVCGKCQCHGGWLGTFCNCSASASALDTNLCKAPGIAEPCSGRGDCLACGTCVCFNPDQFEGPYCQYDKTQCQRYGGFLCNDRGSCVMGKCSCTEGWEGSACECPKSNQTCLDSKGGVCNGRGKCVCGRCECPNSGLEMTSGCEPNFQAQLGVCEATRSCVQCKAWKTGEKKGEECEKCPFDIVLVDELKKPEEVFDSCSFRDEDDDCTYHYTVENSKATTGKDLEVQVLKEKDCPPASLLWLLPFILFLLLLLALLLLCCWKYCACCASCLQRCLGFLPCCAGGRVVGFKEDEYLLRHPLVTSDHLDTPMVRTGPPKGTDLVHWKVTDNVHRGINQTQALIKPNPKETIPFPVSLRLNTLFSESLSRPESRDAERLRGEVVENLNAVYKQIPGAQKVQKTTFRMQRNAGKRQDYTIVDTVLAAPRSAYPDIIKLTEKNVQSGNFNGLKVVPGYYTVASDREAEGLIEFQEGVETVDVHVPLFVKEEDDAKKQLRVEAIDVPLGIATIGKPSVDITIIKEKATSAFSFLQPAYTYSRQDGVANIPISREIFEDGRTQVTYGTRDLTAKDKKDYVGVEANLSYGPGETQKTVPVRLLELGEKDGLLDGKQVKQFVMDLSNPQQGAKLGRYPRTTVTITDMPEPSVVAFKKDMQNFTTSDSSYVIPVVRTRNLESPATVKWRTKKAQRFDLSGPLKFGPGETEKNIVIDPTTYPSPIQPETFQVELFDPSNATVGEVKTTHVNVTADPRSPEVSHMQTKGYISPKATSPGGHLPPPSNLRAKATGPRNIRLNWNPSFGNAAGYKVKYWIYGDQDKDPHVLDVKTPQAELTNLYPCCDYEMRVCAYNAMGDGYETDIVSCQTLEDAPGEPGRLAFNVISPTVTQVSWAEPAETNGDITAYEVIYIPIDDDLKPVGAAKKVQIDNPKKRMLLIENLQTAQTYQYKVRAKNSVGWGPFRDASINLASQPTRPLSIPIIPDVPIVDAEAGDEYDGYLMYSSDVLKSPAGSKTPSVSGDDSMTNGRWDQNFLFPGGSGTRNLSTSSSPMSTLGSNYRGGGGSFTTETSTTYMSGPGGSRRQDMIGGGVYTSDVIMRKRSENRGYTDENIRDSIVMGDMSGTFTNIDARITPGIPDTPTRLVFSALGPTALKVSWQEPHCEKDILGYCVLYQQINGGEMKRVNVTNPAENAVIIQDLLPNHSYVFKVKAQSQEGWGPEREGVITIESAVDPMSPLSPMPGSPFTLSTPSAPGPLVFTALSPDSLQLSWDKPRKPNGEILGYVVTCEQMHGGGDVRSFEVNGDSSETSLTVPDLTENVPYKFKVQARTTQGFGPEREGIITIESQDGSALSQYTNQSLSRRDVFHMPTEISSRTNVSHTMVGDPSFFSDGMMMTTQHTETSGMVTRQITKEVVQRSVMGGTTVTKKMFYES, via the exons ATGGGGAGATGGACATGGTTACATCTCTCGGTGGGTCTCTGGCTTCTAGCCGTCATGTTGACCTGCTGCTGCGCCGAAG AGAACTACTGCTTCGCTGCCAGGTCCAAAACCTGCTCAGATTGTGTGCAGGCTGGGAAAGGCTGCGCATACTGCTCCGATGAG AACTTCAGCGGCCACCGATGTGACCTGTACGAGAATATAGTCGCCCATGGCTGCAGTTCTGCTGGCATCATTACATATAGTAGCGCCATGCTGATAGAGAGA aaagagaaaattaaCGTGGGGCTTCAGCAGTCTCAGGTGACGCCGCAGCAGATGAGCATGACTTTTCTACCGGGGGAGGAGAAACTGGTGGACGTGGAGGTGTTCGCTCCCACCAAAGGCCCTCTGGATCTTTATATTCTTATGGACTTCTCAAACTCGATGGCTGACGATTTGGACAACTTGAAGAGAATGGGCAAAGAACTGG CTTCACTGGTGGAGAAGCTGTCAGATGACTACACCATTGgatttggaaagtttgtggACAAAGTGGTCGAGCCCCAGACCGATATGAGACCATCCAA GCTTAAGCAGCCGTGGCCCAACAGCGATCCTCCCTTCTCTTTCAAAAACGTCATCAAGCTGACAAATGACTTGGATTTCTTCAACAGCGAGCTCCAGGATGAGAAAATATCTGGCAACCTGGATGCTCCTGAAGGAGGGTTTGATGCCATGTTGCAGGCCGCAGTGTGTGGG GATAAGATCGGCTGGCGCAGCCTTAGCACGCACCTCCTGGTTTTCTCCACCGAGTCAGCCTTCCACTACGAGGCTGATGGTGCCAATGTGCTATCGGGAATCCTGCCTCGCAACGATGAGCTTTGTCATCTGGACATTAACAACGGTTACACAATGGATACAAAGCAGGATTACCCTTCAGTGCCCACACTGGTCCGTCTGCTgggaaaacacaacatcatcCCGATCTTTGCTGTCACCAACCACTCCTTCACGTACTACCAG AAACTCAAAGAGTATTTCCCCATCGCTGAGGTTGGTCTGCTGCAAGAAGACTCATCCAACATCCTACAAGTCATGGAGACTGCCTTTGAG AGTATCCGTTCTAAGATGAGCATCCGTGCAGAGGACAAACCCAAGGCTTTTGAGGCTCAGTTCTTACACACCAGCGGAAAAGTTGCAGATTATGGGAACTTTAATTTCAAGCCTGGAGCTATT GGCAAGTTCAAGATGCGACTGAAAGCCCAGCGCATGATTGGTGAAGAGCCTGTCTGTTCGAGGAATCCAGATGAAAAACAGGGGTTGATTAGAGTCAAACCTACGACCTTCAACACTGCCGTCAACGTAAACGCCACAGTTCTGTGTCCAACCTGTGACTGTGAGAAG aaTCGCATACCTAATGCAGATAAATGTAATGGCAATGGAGACCTGGTGTGCGGGAAGTGTCAGTGCCATGGCGGCTG GCTGGGTACTTTCTGTAACTGCTCAGCAAGCGCTTCAGCTCTGGACACCAACCTGTGCAAAGCTCCAGGCATTGCCGAGCCTTGCTCAGGCCGTGGAGACTGTCTGGCGTGTGGAACCTGTGTGTGCTTCAACCCGGATCAGTTTGAAGGACCCTACTGTCAGTACGACAAGACCCAGTGTCAGAGATATGGAGGTTTCCTCTGCAATG ACCGCGGCTCTTGCGTTATGGGAAAGTGTTCGTGTACTGAAGGCTGGGAGGGGAGTGCCTGCGAGTGTCCCAAGAGCAACCAGACCTGTCTCGACAGCAAGGGG GGTGTCTGCAACGGGCGAGGGAAATGTGTGTGCGGCCGCTGTGAATGTCCGAACTCTGGTCTTGAGATGACATCAGGATGTGAGCCAAATTTCCag GCCCAGTTAGGTGTGTGTGAAGCCACAAGGAGCTGTGTCCAGTGTAAAGCCTGGAAGAcgggagaaaagaaaggagaggagtgTGAAAAGTGCCCCTTCGACATTGTCTTGGTGGACGAACTGAAGAAAC CCGAGGAAGTGTTCGACTCGTGCAGTTTCCGCGACGAGGACGACGACTGTACGTACCACTACACTGTCGAAAACTCCAAAGCTACAACAGGGAAAGACTTGGAGGTTCAGGTGCTCAAAGAGAAAG ATTGTCCCCCTGCTAGCCTCCTGTGGTTGCTGCCTTTCATCTTGTTCCTCTTGCTACTGTTGGCacttctgctgctctgctgctggaaaTACTGCGCCTGCTGCGCATCCTGCCTTCAG AGATGCCTTGGCTTCCTACCTTGCTGTGCGGGAG GTCGCGTGGTTGGCTTCAAGGAGGATGAGTACTTGCTACGTCACCCTCTGGTCACCTCAGACCATCTGGACACACCGATGGTGAGGACTGGCCCACCCAAAGGAACAGACCTGGTGCACTGGAAGGTCACAGATAACGTGCACCGTGGAATCAATCAGACCCAGGCTCTGATAAAGCCAAACCCAAAAGAGACCA TCCCCTTCCCGGTCTCCCTCCGCCTAAACACCTTGTTCTCTGAAAGCCTTTCTCGTCCTGAATCCAGAGATGCTGAACGACTCCGTGGTGAAGTGGTTGAAAAT CTAAATGCAGTGTACAAGCAGATCCCTGGGGCACAGAAGGTACAAAAGACCACATTCAG AATGCAAAGAAATGCCGGAAAAAG GCAGGACTACACCATTGTGGACACCGTTTTGGCAGCCCCTCGCAGCGCTTACCCTGATATCATTAAATTGACTGAGAAGAACGTGCAGTCCGGAAACTTCAATGGCCTCAAAGTGGTGCCAGGCTACTATACTGTGGCTTCAGACAGAG AGGCTGAAGGTCTCATTGAGTTTCAAGAAGGTGTGGAGACAGTAGATGTTCATGTGCCACTCTTTGTCAAGGAAGAGGATGATGCCAAAAAACAGTTAAGGGTGGAGGCCATTGATGTGCCCCTGGGCATTGCAACGATCGGAAAGCCTTCGGTTGATATCACCATCATCAAAGAAAAAG CCACCAGTGCCTTCTCATTCCTCCAGCCGGCGTACACCTACAGCAGGCAGGATGGAGTGGCCAACATCCCAATCAGTCGAGAGATCTTTGAAGATGGACGCACGCAAGTCACCTACGGCACACGGGATCTCACTGCTAAGGATAAGAAG GACTATGTGGGTGTGGAAGCAAACCTGAGCTATGGTCCTGGTGAGACCCAGAAGACAGTTCCTGTCCGTCTGCTGGAGCTGGGTGAGAAAGATGGCCTCCTGGACGGCAAACAGGTCAAGCAGTTTGTCATGGATCTCAGTAACCCACAGCAGGGTGCCAAACTGGGGCGCTACCCAAGAACCACTGTCACTATCACAGACATGCCGG AACCCAGCGTGGTGGCGTTCAAGAAGGACATGCAGAACTTTACGACCTCAGATTCATCTTACGTCATCCCCGTGGTCCGCACTCGCAACTTAGAGAGTCCTGCCACCGTGAAATGGCGTACCAAGAAGGCCCAGCGCTTCGACCTTTCGGGCCCTCTGAAGTTTGGTCCTGGTGAAACAGAGAAGAACATAGTGATTGATCCAACAACCTACCCAAGCCCAATCCAGCCAGAGACCTTCCAGGTGGAGCTGTTTGACCCCAGCAATGCCACTGTTGGGGAGGTGAAGACCACCCATGTCAATGTCACAG CAGATCCCAGATCTCCAGAAGTGAGCCACATGCAAACGAAGGGCTACATAAGCCCCAAAGCCACCTCCCCCGGTGgtcacctcccccctccttcaaACTTGAGGGCAAAAGCAACTGGACCCAGAAACATCCGTTTGAACTGGAACCCATCATTTGGTAACGCCGCGGGATACAAG GTGAAGTACTGGATCTATGGAGACCAAGATAAAGATCCCCACGTCTTAGATGTGAAGACTCCTCAAGCTGAGTTGACCAACCTGTACCCCTGTTGTGACTATGAGATGCGGGTGTGCGCCTACAATGCAATGGGAGATGGCTATGAGACCGATattgtttcctgtcaaacactGGAGGATG CGCCTGGTGAACCTGGTCGTCTGGCCTTCAACGTCATTAGTCCAACTGTGACTCAAGTCAGCTGGGCAGAACCTGCTGAGACCAACGGGGACATTACAGCTTATGAGGTCATCTACATACCCATCGATGATGACCTGA AGCCAGTAGGAGCTGCAAAGAAAGTGCAGATCGACAACCCTAAGAAACGAATGCTGTTGATTGAGAATCTCCAGACTGCCCAGACCTATCAGTACAAGGTCCGTGCCAAGAACAGTGTGGGTTGGGGCCCCTTCAGAGATGCTTCCATCAACTTGGCATCACAGCCTACGAGACCTCTGTCCA TTCCCATCATTCCAGACGTTCCTATCGTGGATGCCGAGGCAGGGGATGAGTATGATGGCTACCTGATGTACAGCAGTGACGTGCTCAAGTCTCCGGCAGGCTCCAAGACACCCAGTGTCTCTGGTGATG ATTCCATGACCAACGGCAGGTGGGACCAGAACTTCCTTTTCCCGGGGGGCTCGGGAACACGCAACTTGTCGACGTCATCCTCTCCTATGTCCACCCTGGGCTCCAACTACAGAGGGGGGGGCGGCTCCTTCACCACCGAAACCTCCACCACCTACATGTCTGGACCAG GAGGCTCCCGTAGGCAGGACATGATCGGCGGCGGAGTCTACACATCTGACGTCATCATGAGGAAGCGTTCGGAGAACCGAGGTTACACGGACGAAAACATCCGGGACTCCATCGTCATGGGAGATATGTCGGGCACGTTCACAAATATTG ATGCACGCATCACCCCCGGCATCCCCGACACTCCCACCCGGCTGGTGTTTTCTGCTCTGGGACCTACCGCCCTCAAAGTCAGCTGGCAGGAGCCTCATTGCGAGAAAGACATCCTGGGCTACTGCGTCCTATACCAGCAGATCAACGGAG GTGAGATGAAGCGTGTCAACGTGACGAACCCGGCGGAGAACGCCGTGATCATCCAGGACCTGCTGCCCAACCACTCCTACGTATTTAAGGTGAAGGCCCAGAGCCAGGAGGGCTGGGgtccagagagagagggagtcaTCACCATCGAGTCGGCTGTCGACCCCATGAGCCCCCTCAGCCCCATGCCAG GTTCACCGTTCACTCTGAGCACTCCCAGCGCCCCAGGCCCTCTGGTGTTCACGGCCCTGAGCCCTGATTCTCTGCAGCTCAGCTGGGACAAGCCTCGCAAACCCAACGGAGAAATCCTGGGCTACGTAGTCACCTGCGAACAGATGCACGGTGGAG GCGACGTGCGATCCTTCGAGGTGAACGGCGACAGCTCCGAGACCAGCCTGACCGTCCCGGACCTGACCGAGAACGTTCCTTACAAGTTCAAGGTTCAGGCTCGAACCACACAGGGCTTTGGCCCTGAGAGGGAGGGTATCATCACCATCGAGTCGCAGGACGGAA